AGCCAGAGGAGAGGGCACCAGTCTGTATTTCCGTGACCCGGACGGCGCTTTGCTGGAGTTCATCAGCTATGCGGCGGCGGAGGGACAGGATGACTGAGAAGAAACGCATCTCCAAAGGCCCCAAGAAAAAGTCTGACCGCGACTTTGACTACAACCTACACTATGCCGAGCTGAATCTGCGTGATCAGCCAGAGTTGTACCGGGTGGGGAGGGGCGAGCAGGGCGTGCTACTGGTGCAGCCGTACAAGGACGAGATTCTGCCGCACTGGCGCTTCGCCACGCCCGATAAAGCCCGCGAGAGCAGTGAAGCCATCTACGCGATGTTCCTGGACTATCTGGCCGCAGACGACTTCGTGGGGGCCGACATGGCCCGCAAGTTCCTGCAAATGGGTTTTACCCGTTCGCGCCGCTACGCCAACCACAGAGGCGGCAAAAAGTATGACGGTCCTGTGCCGGACGACAAGAAAGGTCAGAGCGGAGCACATGGCCGCGCTGAATTGCCGCGTCAACCCGAAGACCCGGTCAAGGCGGAATCGGCCCGCATCTTCAAGGCCAAATGGGATGAAGCTGAGGCGAACGAGGGGTATGCGGCCATGAAAAAGGCGTGGAAAGAGCGTCTGGGCTAAGAGGTGATGGTTCCGCCGCTGGCGCGGCTGATGGTTGTTAGGTGATGGAGGAAGGCGGGCCACAAGCTCGCCTTCCTCCATCACCTAACAACCATTAACTTTTACAGCAGTCCGCTCCGGCGCAGCAGTGCCGTGGGATCGGGATCACGGCCCATGAAGTTGCGGTACAGCTCGGCGGGGTCGGCGCTGCCGCCCTGGCCCATCAGGGTGTCCACGAAGGAGCGTCCCGTCTCGCGGTTGAAGATACCTTCCTTCTCGAAGCGCGAGAAGGCGTCGGCGTCCAGCACTTCGGCCCACTTGTAGGAGTAGTACCCGGCCCCGTAGCCCACCGGCGACGAGAACAGGTGGTTGAAGGACGCGATCATCGCGTAATTGTCTGGCAGTGGCGCGGCCATGAAGCGGCCCATGATGTCGCGGGCGTACGCGACCGGGTCGGCGTCACTGGTGGGGTCAAACTCCACATGCAGGCTCAGGTCGGTCAGGCCGAAGGAATACTGCCGCATGGCGAAGGCTGCGGCGCGGTAGTTGCGGGCTGCCAGCATCTTCTGGAACAGGTCTTCGGGAATGCGCTCGCCGGTCTGATAGTGCCGTGCGAACAGGTCCAGGGCTTCACGCTGCCAGACCCAGTTTTCCATGATCTGGCTGGGGAGTTCTACAAAGTCCCAGGCCACATTGGTCCCACTCAGGCTGCGGACCTCCACGCGGCTCAGGGCGTGGTGTAGCAGGTGCCCGAACTCGTGAAAGACGGTTTCCACTTCGCTCAGCGACAGCAGCGCGGGGGTGTCCTTGCCGGGAGGGGTCATGTTGCCGCACATCAGGCCCAGGTGGGGGCTGAAGACCTGCCCGCCCGCCGTATCCACCTCGGGGCCGCCAGTTACGAAGGCGTTCATCCAGGCGCCGCCGCGCTTGGTATCGCGCGGGAACCAGTCGGTGTAGAAGCTGGCGATGTGCTCGCCGCTTTCGGCGAAGATGTCGTAGTACTTCACGTCGGGGTGCCAGCCGGGCGCTTGGGCTTCCTTGACGGTGATGCCGAATACACGCTTCACGATCTCGAACAGTCCAGACAGCACATGATTCAGCTCGAAGTAGGGACGCAGTTCTTCCTCGCTGAAATCATATTTGGCCTGCCGCTGTTTCTCGGCCCAGTACGGGGTGTCCCAGTGGTCCAGCGCGGGCGCGTTCTGGCCCATCTCGGCGCGGTAAAAGGCTTCCAGTTCGGCATTTTCACGCTCGAAGGCGGGACGGGTCTTGGTTTCCAGGTCGCGCTCAAAGGCCAAAGCAGCGTCACCGGACCCAGCCATGCGGTCCTCAAGGACCAGATCGGCAAAGTTGCGGTAGCCCAGCAACTCGGCCTTTTCGCGGCGCAGTTCCAGGATGCGGCGGACCAGGGGCCGGTTGTCGCGCTCCGGTTGCTGGCCGACCAGGGCGTTGGCCTGCCACAGTTCGCGGCGCAGCTCGCGGTCGTCGGCGTAGATCAGGATGGGTTGCAGTACCGGGGCGTGCAGGGTCAGGCGGTGGCCCTCTTTGCCGCGCTCCTCAGCGTCCACGCGGGTGGCGTCCTGCACGCGCTGCGGTACGCCTGCCAGCCGCTCGGTAGGCACATACAGCTCGAAAGCGGCGATGGAATCCAGCACGTTCTTGCCGAAGTCGTTGGTCACTTTGGCCAGTTCGGCGTTGATTTCCTGCAAGCGGGCTTTCTTGTCCTCGGACAAGTCGGCGCCGCCCCGGCGGAACTCGTCCATGGTGAGTTTCAAGAAGCGGGCGCGGACCGGGTCAAGGGCCTGACCTTCAGCGGTTTCTGCGTAGGATTTCAGCGCCCGCCATAGCCCTGGATGCAGTCCCAGCGCCGTGTAGAACTCGGTTACGCCTGGCAGAATGGCTTCTTCGGCGGCGTGCCACTCGTCGGTGGCCACGACGCTGTCCATGTGCCCGACAATTGTGCGGGCGGTGTCCAGCTCGCGGGTAAGAAAGTCGAGGTCGTCCATGAAGCCCGCAAACTGCCGCTCCTCGGCTCCGGCTAGCGCTTCGACTTTGGCGCGGGACTGTTCCAGCAGGGAGTCCACGGCAGGCTTGGCGTGTTCTGGCTGCAGGCGGTCAAACGGAACTTGAAATTCGATGCCGAGCAGTGGATTTTCATTGTGGGTCATGGCCCTGAGTATAGAGGTGGGTGCTCAGACTTCCGGTAAGGCAAATGGCGTACTTTGCAGCGCTTGCGTGAGCTTGCGGCGGTGATCCTGCTGCCAGTCGGTCAGTGACTGGGCGGTTTCTCTGCGCTGCGCTGCCTCAGCCTGCTCCAGCTGAGCTGCCGCCTGATCGGCCCGCAGACACAGAATCCCTGCACTGTCGGCTACCATCAAGTCGCCGGGATGCACGGTGACGCCGCCGCACTGCACCGGCACCTGCCACTCGCCGCCGGGCACCTTGAGGCCGGGGATGGGGCTGGTCCCCAGCACGAAGACCGGAAACTGGGCCGCTTCAATCTCGGCGCGGCCCTCGGATCACGCCGTCGATGATCATCCCCGCGATACCATTTTGCTGCGCGGTCAGGCAGACATTGCCTCCTGCCACGGCGCTGCTGTGATCCGGTGACTGCACCACCAGTACCGAACCCGCTGGCGCCTGATAGATGGCGGCGTGCAGCAGTAGGTTACTCCCGGGGTCCAGCCGCACGGTAAAAGCAGGGCCACTCAATGTGGGCATTCCGTCGTACAGCGGGCGAATGCGGTAAGCCAGCACCTGGGTTGCGGGCAGAAATGAACCAAAGACAGTGGTGGGCGGCGTAGTCTCGGTGTGCATGCCCTATACTGTTGTACAGCCCTGTAAGCCGCTCCCATCCTGTGACTGTTCAGACTGGAGGCTGCCTCGGAAAATCGCGGAGGTGAGCGTACCTCCGCAGGAGGCAGGAGAGCGAGTAGACAGAGACTGGCTTGATCCTTACATCCATGTTCCGGATGACCTCTGCGGAGGTAGGCCATCTGGCGTATGACCTGTCAGGGTGTGCAGCTGTCAGACTGTCCCATGGACCCACTCACCCTGCATCCCATCCTGGCCCCCGAACTGGACGCCTGGGCCGAGGCACTGGCCCGGTGGAGGCCAGCGGCGGCCCGCAGCGTAGCGGCTCTGCGTGAGCGGGACGCGGGCCGCCACCCCGGTGAGATAGGCGAGCGGTTCTGGGCTCAGCTAGGACCGGAGCGGGTAGGGGCGCTGGAACTGGAAACCCCACTCACCGAGAATCAGCCGGGTTGGGTGCAGCTCCGCCTGGGAGCGCTGCCTGAACACAACTCAGCATTGGTCCGTCTGGGTGTGGCCTCAGGCTCAGGCATCAGGAGCCAGCACCGTCATGGCCCGCATAGGCGAGCAGGAGGCAGAACTGCACTCCTTTCTGGCTGCCGGATTCACCGAATACAACCGGATGTTCACCAGTCGCCTGGAACTGGAGACGCTGGACCTGAACCGCTTTGCGGCAAAAGAAGCGTCGGTGCGGGCGGCTGATTTGCAGGTTCTCTCAGTGGCAGGTGCGCTGGGGGAAGGTGGCTGGGACGAGGCCGCCCGGCGGCGCCTGTTCCGCCTGATCGTTTCACGCATCCAGGATGTGCCGGGAACGGTCCCTATCCAGCCCTGGACCTTTGAGGTGTGGCAAGAGCGGGTGGGGCACAAACTGGACCCTCGCGGCGTTTTTGTTGCCGTAAATCAGGAGGGTGATTGGGTGGGCCTGACCGAATTGTTCTTGGAGCTGGAACCAGGGGTGCTGCACACGGGCCTGACTGGTGTGGAGCCGGCCTGGCAGGGGCAAGGGGTGGCCTACGCTCTGAAGTTGGCGGCGCTACGGGCGGCACGGGAGCGCGGTTACACCCGGACGCTCACCAGTAATCACAGCCGCAATGCGTCGATGTTGGCCGTCAACCGGGCGCTGGGCTTTGTGCCGGACCCGGCGACGCTCATGCTGCGCCGAGACTTGCATCAACGTAGCTGACAGGCTGCACAGTCAAGGGGAACAGAAGGCAGTTCACGTCAGTTTGGCAAATGGCTCTAAGACCGGGAACTAGGGTGCTGCGGCCCGCTCCGCCTGTGCCTCCAGCCGTTCCAGATCATCCAGTGCCGCAAAGGCTTGGTGTAGCGCAGCGTTTAGATCTTCCGGGCCTTGGGCCCCTTGCAAGTCTTCTTGCGCCTGGGCCAGTTGTTCTCCGGCCTGGGCAGCCCGTGCCCGCAGTTCGGCAGCCCGACTCGCTTTCCGGGCCAGGGTCAGGGCGGTGACCACCCCCTCGGCGGTGCGTCCCACCTGCTGCTGGAGTTGTCCAGCTTGCTCATGCGCCAGCGTCAGGGCCAACCGCGCCTGAGCAGTGGTGGTCAGGGCTTCGGTCAGATCCTGGCGTCGGCTGCGAACAGCCAGGAGAGCCTCGTCACGCACCGCGGCGGCA
The sequence above is a segment of the Deinococcus radiophilus genome. Coding sequences within it:
- a CDS encoding DUF4385 domain-containing protein, whose product is MTEKKRISKGPKKKSDRDFDYNLHYAELNLRDQPELYRVGRGEQGVLLVQPYKDEILPHWRFATPDKARESSEAIYAMFLDYLAADDFVGADMARKFLQMGFTRSRRYANHRGGKKYDGPVPDDKKGQSGAHGRAELPRQPEDPVKAESARIFKAKWDEAEANEGYAAMKKAWKERLG
- a CDS encoding M3 family metallopeptidase, with translation MTHNENPLLGIEFQVPFDRLQPEHAKPAVDSLLEQSRAKVEALAGAEERQFAGFMDDLDFLTRELDTARTIVGHMDSVVATDEWHAAEEAILPGVTEFYTALGLHPGLWRALKSYAETAEGQALDPVRARFLKLTMDEFRRGGADLSEDKKARLQEINAELAKVTNDFGKNVLDSIAAFELYVPTERLAGVPQRVQDATRVDAEERGKEGHRLTLHAPVLQPILIYADDRELRRELWQANALVGQQPERDNRPLVRRILELRREKAELLGYRNFADLVLEDRMAGSGDAALAFERDLETKTRPAFERENAELEAFYRAEMGQNAPALDHWDTPYWAEKQRQAKYDFSEEELRPYFELNHVLSGLFEIVKRVFGITVKEAQAPGWHPDVKYYDIFAESGEHIASFYTDWFPRDTKRGGAWMNAFVTGGPEVDTAGGQVFSPHLGLMCGNMTPPGKDTPALLSLSEVETVFHEFGHLLHHALSRVEVRSLSGTNVAWDFVELPSQIMENWVWQREALDLFARHYQTGERIPEDLFQKMLAARNYRAAAFAMRQYSFGLTDLSLHVEFDPTSDADPVAYARDIMGRFMAAPLPDNYAMIASFNHLFSSPVGYGAGYYSYKWAEVLDADAFSRFEKEGIFNRETGRSFVDTLMGQGGSADPAELYRNFMGRDPDPTALLRRSGLL
- a CDS encoding RraA family protein → MLGTSPIPGLKVPGGEWQVPVQCGGVTVHPGDLMVADSAGILCLRADQAAAQLEQAEAAQRRETAQSLTDWQQDHRRKLTQALQSTPFALPEV
- a CDS encoding RraA family protein → MHTETTPPTTVFGSFLPATQVLAYRIRPLYDGMPTLSGPAFTVRLDPGSNLLLHAAIYQAPAGSVLVVQSPDHSSAVAGGNVCLTAQQNGIAGMIIDGVIRGPRRD
- a CDS encoding GNAT family N-acetyltransferase codes for the protein MFTSRLELETLDLNRFAAKEASVRAADLQVLSVAGALGEGGWDEAARRRLFRLIVSRIQDVPGTVPIQPWTFEVWQERVGHKLDPRGVFVAVNQEGDWVGLTELFLELEPGVLHTGLTGVEPAWQGQGVAYALKLAALRAARERGYTRTLTSNHSRNASMLAVNRALGFVPDPATLMLRRDLHQRS